The Thomasclavelia ramosa DSM 1402 genome includes a region encoding these proteins:
- a CDS encoding IS3 family transposase — protein sequence MTKIRGRYGIRQVHRELLNRGYLVNHKRVQRLMHNMGLLGKRPKERYHSYKGNVADNIINRILMRVDHYKNGLLMYLNSILHGENVIFLQY from the coding sequence TTGACCAAAATAAGGGGACGCTATGGAATTCGTCAAGTTCATAGAGAGCTTCTAAATCGCGGTTATCTGGTAAATCATAAGAGAGTGCAACGACTTATGCATAATATGGGATTATTAGGTAAACGTCCTAAAGAGAGATACCATTCTTATAAAGGGAATGTAGCAGATAATATTATTAATAGAATTTTAATGCGAGTAGACCATTACAAAAATGGACTACTGATGTATCTCAATTCAATTTTGCATGGGGAAAATGTTATATTTCTCCAATATTAG
- a CDS encoding immunoglobulin-like domain-containing protein, with translation MLYLKRILIVGLSFVVGLINIIGNNYTVFALEKNTLVHQNVMSMIQSQRGGLFDPIYTESLEDNWQGDYIYYGEDTDGSALKWQLLDSDNKDFSKNANSTMFLFSDKTIGTSFWYRENDYGFDYSNVKPGETPIYWQKGYEWDKSDLKTNMEDEMKNKFSSIENEGIIFSSKSSEDAQNVAVGLEKLGTTEMTASKWFPLSIQELTNKCYGFSSVPFNRNQAPLGLHTGDKSRVSSDDKNYLIRSYEEHWTKPMENGMRYHPVFVLNSNSVYGANCAGGLNYGNMYTVQSMRPAMNIDTSKVMLVKSHNQKEIIGIKAVNDSKTNEFKLTLLDDKQKLNIENIKTERDKITFDFEAIGNGKYLSVVVQDENNNVMYYGNIKDNLDKVNVGTMTIDLNQIGLNSKSFSSGEYKLSIFTEQLNFDKKTDYSSKFVDVEVVQNNVPPAVINKVPTIVAEDKVLTVGDTFDPLKDVTAYDNEDGIIKLTEANIAANDVNTNKEGTYNVTYKVTDKQGASSTKTITIDVIERIVIPENKPVDKTNNDTNSSNSSKVPQTGDINNIGVLAVTLMMSGSIVIGCNRKKSKANSLSEK, from the coding sequence ATGTTGTATTTAAAAAGAATATTAATAGTTGGATTATCTTTTGTAGTAGGACTTATAAATATTATTGGAAATAATTATACAGTATTTGCTTTAGAAAAGAATACGCTGGTTCATCAGAATGTTATGTCAATGATACAGTCTCAACGTGGGGGACTATTTGACCCGATTTATACAGAGAGTTTAGAGGATAATTGGCAAGGTGATTATATCTACTATGGAGAAGATACGGATGGTTCAGCATTGAAATGGCAACTCCTAGATTCAGATAATAAGGATTTTAGTAAGAATGCAAATAGTACTATGTTTTTGTTCTCTGATAAGACTATTGGAACTAGTTTTTGGTATCGTGAAAATGATTATGGTTTTGATTATAGTAATGTAAAGCCAGGGGAAACTCCTATATATTGGCAAAAAGGCTATGAATGGGACAAAAGTGATTTAAAGACTAATATGGAAGATGAAATGAAAAATAAGTTTTCGTCAATTGAAAATGAGGGCATTATTTTTTCTTCAAAAAGTAGTGAAGATGCACAAAATGTAGCGGTTGGTTTGGAAAAATTAGGTACTACAGAAATGACTGCTAGTAAATGGTTTCCTTTAAGTATACAAGAGCTTACCAATAAGTGTTATGGTTTTAGCAGTGTTCCATTTAATAGAAATCAAGCACCTCTTGGATTACATACTGGAGATAAAAGTCGTGTTAGTTCTGATGATAAAAATTATTTAATACGTTCATATGAGGAACATTGGACAAAGCCAATGGAAAATGGAATGCGGTATCATCCTGTATTTGTGTTAAATAGTAACAGTGTATATGGTGCAAATTGTGCTGGAGGATTAAATTATGGAAATATGTACACAGTACAAAGTATGCGTCCAGCAATGAACATAGACACTTCTAAAGTTATGCTGGTTAAAAGTCATAATCAAAAAGAGATTATTGGTATTAAAGCAGTCAACGATAGTAAGACAAATGAGTTTAAATTAACATTACTTGATGATAAACAAAAATTAAATATAGAAAATATTAAGACCGAACGTGATAAGATAACTTTTGATTTTGAAGCAATAGGAAACGGAAAATACTTGAGTGTTGTAGTTCAAGATGAAAATAATAATGTTATGTATTATGGGAATATAAAAGATAATCTAGACAAAGTAAATGTAGGAACAATGACGATTGATTTAAATCAAATTGGATTGAATTCTAAATCATTTAGTTCAGGAGAATATAAATTATCGATTTTTACAGAACAGTTGAATTTCGATAAAAAGACGGATTATTCAAGCAAATTTGTAGACGTAGAAGTTGTACAGAATAACGTACCACCCGCTGTTATTAATAAAGTACCAACAATTGTGGCAGAAGATAAAGTACTGACAGTGGGAGATACATTTGATCCACTGAAAGATGTGACAGCATATGATAATGAAGATGGAATAATCAAGTTAACGGAAGCAAATATTGCAGCAAATGATGTAAATACAAATAAGGAAGGAACATATAATGTAACTTATAAAGTAACAGATAAACAAGGTGCTTCATCAACTAAGACAATTACAATTGATGTAATAGAACGAATAGTTATACCAGAAAATAAACCAGTAGATAAGACAAATAATGATACAAATTCTTCTAATTCTAGTAAGGTGCCACAAACAGGTGATATTAATAATATAGGTGTCTTAGCGGTCACACTTATGATGTCAGGAAGTATCGTAATAGGATGTAACAGAAAGAAAAGTAAGGCTAATAGTCTAAGCGAAAAATAA
- a CDS encoding RrF2 family transcriptional regulator: MQLKVSTDYAIRIVLYIAIKKDIVQSKELSETLGIPQSTVFKIGKKLSDNEIISIATGIQGGFKLKKHPKDISIFSIIDIFEPTIRINSCLEEDKYCSRFATETCPVRKVYCTMQKHFEEYLKKIKILDLI, from the coding sequence GTGCAGTTGAAGGTTTCTACTGATTATGCAATACGAATAGTTCTATATATCGCTATAAAAAAGGATATTGTCCAGTCGAAAGAATTATCAGAAACACTTGGGATTCCCCAAAGTACAGTATTTAAAATCGGGAAGAAACTAAGTGATAATGAAATAATTAGCATTGCTACAGGGATACAGGGAGGATTTAAATTAAAAAAACACCCAAAGGATATAAGTATTTTTAGCATTATAGATATATTTGAGCCAACGATAAGAATTAACAGTTGTCTTGAGGAAGATAAATATTGTAGCAGATTTGCTACAGAAACTTGCCCTGTTCGAAAAGTTTATTGTACAATGCAAAAACATTTTGAAGAATATTTAAAGAAAATAAAAATTTTAGATTTGATTTAA
- a CDS encoding recombinase family protein yields the protein MNKYAYIRVSTKDQNIDRQKFAMKEIGLGTRQMFIDKQSGKDFNRKGYKKLVKKLKKGDELYIKSIDRLGRDYDEIIEQWRYLVKKKEVEIIVLDFPLLDTRNQVNGITGKFIADLVLQVLSYVAQIERENTKQRQAEGIKAAKEKGVRFGRPQLPYPENFEEIYLCYKEKQISKRECARRLSTNHTTFSNWVNRYELKKE from the coding sequence ATGAATAAATACGCTTATATCCGTGTATCAACCAAAGATCAAAATATTGATAGACAAAAATTTGCGATGAAAGAAATTGGATTAGGTACTAGACAAATGTTCATCGATAAACAATCTGGTAAGGATTTTAATCGAAAAGGTTATAAGAAATTGGTGAAAAAACTAAAAAAAGGTGATGAACTTTATATTAAATCTATTGATCGATTAGGACGTGATTATGATGAAATTATTGAACAATGGCGATATTTGGTAAAGAAGAAAGAAGTGGAGATAATTGTGTTAGATTTTCCACTTTTAGATACTAGAAATCAAGTTAATGGTATTACAGGAAAATTCATTGCTGATTTAGTATTGCAGGTATTGTCGTATGTCGCACAAATAGAAAGAGAAAATACAAAACAAAGACAAGCAGAAGGGATTAAGGCTGCAAAAGAAAAAGGGGTCAGATTTGGACGCCCTCAATTACCTTATCCAGAAAATTTTGAAGAGATTTATTTGTGTTATAAGGAAAAACAGATAAGCAAAAGAGAGTGTGCAAGACGGTTAAGTACCAATCATACGACATTTTCTAATTGGGTAAATCGGTATGAATTAAAAAAAGAATAG
- the nox gene encoding H2O-forming NADH oxidase encodes MSKIIVIGANHAGTAAINTILDNYEDDVVVFDGNSNISFLGCGMALWIGKQIDGPEGLFYSSKELLEEKGAIIYMETIVEHVDYEKKIVYAKGKDGKEYQESYDKLILACGSLPMRPTIPGSDLENVQMVKLYQNAQDVIEKLNNPELKNIVVVGGGYIGVELAEAFRRCDKEVTLIDCADTCLGAYYDHSFTDLMNQNLTEHGIKLAFNQSVLEIKGNQKVESVVTDKGEYAADMVILAVGFKPNNELGKDVLKLYSNGAYLVNKKQETSLKDVYAIGDCATVYDNTIDDVNYIALATNAVRSGIVAAHNVCGQPLESIGVQGSNGICIYDLKMVSTGLTLSKAKKLGFKATSVSYRDLQKPAFIKENQEVMIEIVYDEETRRILGCQMASKYDISMGIHMFSLAIQEHLTIDKLALLDIFFLPHFNQPYNYITMAGLTAK; translated from the coding sequence ATGAGTAAAATTATTGTTATTGGGGCAAATCATGCAGGAACAGCTGCGATTAATACGATTCTAGATAACTATGAAGATGACGTAGTTGTTTTTGATGGAAACAGCAATATTAGTTTTTTAGGGTGTGGAATGGCATTATGGATCGGAAAACAAATTGATGGACCAGAAGGACTATTTTATTCAAGTAAAGAATTATTGGAAGAAAAAGGTGCAATTATATACATGGAAACGATAGTGGAACATGTTGACTATGAAAAAAAGATTGTCTATGCAAAAGGTAAGGACGGTAAAGAGTATCAAGAAAGTTATGATAAATTAATTTTAGCATGTGGATCTTTACCAATGCGTCCAACGATTCCTGGTAGTGATTTAGAAAATGTTCAAATGGTAAAATTATATCAAAATGCTCAAGATGTAATTGAAAAATTAAATAATCCTGAGTTAAAAAACATTGTAGTAGTTGGTGGTGGCTATATTGGTGTAGAACTGGCTGAGGCATTTAGACGTTGTGATAAAGAGGTTACTTTAATTGATTGTGCTGATACTTGCCTTGGAGCGTATTATGACCATTCATTTACTGATTTAATGAATCAAAATTTAACAGAACATGGAATTAAATTGGCATTCAATCAATCTGTTTTAGAAATTAAGGGTAATCAAAAAGTTGAATCAGTTGTAACAGATAAAGGTGAATATGCTGCAGATATGGTTATTTTAGCGGTTGGCTTTAAACCTAATAATGAGTTAGGAAAAGATGTACTTAAACTATATTCTAACGGGGCATATTTAGTAAACAAAAAACAAGAAACATCATTAAAAGATGTGTATGCAATTGGCGATTGTGCGACTGTTTATGATAATACGATTGATGATGTTAACTATATCGCATTGGCAACAAATGCAGTTCGTTCGGGAATTGTTGCTGCTCATAATGTTTGTGGTCAACCACTAGAAAGTATTGGAGTTCAAGGCTCAAATGGAATTTGTATCTATGATTTAAAGATGGTATCAACGGGGTTAACTTTATCAAAAGCAAAAAAATTAGGTTTTAAGGCTACTTCAGTATCATATCGTGATCTTCAAAAACCGGCATTTATAAAAGAAAATCAAGAAGTAATGATAGAAATTGTTTATGATGAAGAAACAAGGCGGATTTTAGGGTGTCAAATGGCATCAAAATATGATATTTCGATGGGAATTCATATGTTCTCATTAGCGATTCAAGAGCATTTGACAATTGATAAATTGGCATTGCTTGATATCTTCTTCTTGCCACATTTTAATCAACCTTATAATTATATAACAATGGCTGGATTAACTGCTAAATAG
- the glpK gene encoding glycerol kinase GlpK, with product MAKYVMALDQGTTSSRCILFDQKGNISAMAQREFKQIFPQPGWVEHNPMEIWSSQLAVASEAMALNNTKADEIAGIGITNQRETTIVWNKDTGEPIYNAIVWQCRRTAAMIEQLKKDGLEEMVIAKTGLIPDAYFSASKIAWILENVDGARELANQNKLLFGTVDTWLIYNLTGGKIHVTDYTNASRTMLFDIHQLCWDDELLAYFKIPKSMLPEVKPSSCVYGYTKEGILGGHIPVSGAAGDQQAALFGQCCYEPGEAKNTYGTGCFLLMNTGNEIYHSKNGLITTIAASDNNEVSYALEGSVFVGGAVMQWLRDGLRMLKSTPQSSDYANRVEDTNGVYLVPAFTGMGAPYWDPYAQGTIVGLTRGCSKEHFIRAALESIAYQTNDVLKAMQEDTGIELRCLKVDGGASQNDFLMQFQSDISNCKVHRPQVVETTALGAAYLAGLATGFWASKEEIKNNWKLNYEFVPRINKSRREKSLEGWAKAVRFALMWKDA from the coding sequence ATGGCTAAATATGTAATGGCTTTAGACCAAGGAACGACTAGTTCACGTTGTATTTTATTTGATCAAAAAGGAAATATAAGTGCGATGGCTCAACGTGAGTTTAAACAAATTTTTCCTCAACCAGGCTGGGTAGAACATAATCCTATGGAAATTTGGTCTTCACAATTAGCAGTAGCCAGTGAAGCAATGGCATTGAATAATACTAAAGCTGACGAAATTGCAGGAATAGGAATAACTAATCAGCGAGAAACTACAATTGTTTGGAATAAAGATACTGGGGAGCCTATTTATAATGCGATTGTTTGGCAATGTCGAAGAACTGCAGCAATGATTGAGCAGTTAAAAAAAGATGGTTTAGAAGAAATGGTTATTGCTAAGACTGGTTTAATTCCTGACGCATATTTTTCGGCTTCGAAAATTGCTTGGATCCTAGAAAATGTCGATGGCGCTCGAGAATTAGCCAATCAAAATAAATTACTATTTGGTACTGTTGATACTTGGCTGATTTATAATTTAACAGGTGGTAAAATTCATGTCACTGATTATACAAATGCTTCAAGAACTATGTTGTTTGATATCCACCAGCTGTGCTGGGATGATGAATTATTAGCATATTTCAAAATACCTAAGAGTATGTTGCCTGAAGTTAAACCATCAAGTTGCGTTTATGGATATACAAAAGAAGGAATTTTGGGTGGACATATTCCTGTTTCGGGTGCTGCTGGAGATCAGCAGGCAGCTTTATTTGGACAATGTTGTTATGAACCGGGCGAAGCTAAAAATACTTATGGAACAGGGTGTTTTTTGCTAATGAACACTGGTAATGAAATATATCATTCTAAAAACGGATTGATTACAACGATTGCAGCAAGTGATAACAATGAAGTTAGTTATGCTTTAGAGGGCAGTGTTTTTGTTGGCGGAGCAGTAATGCAATGGTTGCGTGATGGCCTTAGAATGTTAAAAAGTACACCTCAGTCAAGCGATTATGCTAATCGAGTTGAAGATACTAATGGTGTCTATTTAGTGCCGGCCTTTACAGGAATGGGTGCTCCATATTGGGATCCTTATGCTCAAGGAACTATTGTTGGACTGACAAGAGGTTGCAGTAAAGAACATTTTATTAGAGCAGCTTTAGAATCTATTGCATATCAAACTAATGATGTTTTAAAAGCAATGCAAGAAGATACTGGGATTGAGTTGAGATGTTTAAAAGTAGATGGTGGGGCAAGTCAAAATGATTTTCTAATGCAATTTCAAAGTGATATATCAAATTGTAAAGTTCATCGTCCACAGGTTGTAGAAACGACAGCATTAGGAGCAGCATATTTGGCAGGTTTAGCAACAGGTTTTTGGGCTAGTAAAGAGGAGATAAAGAATAATTGGAAATTAAATTATGAATTTGTTCCAAGGATCAACAAATCTAGACGTGAAAAAAGTCTGGAAGGATGGGCTAAGGCTGTACGTTTTGCGTTAATGTGGAAAGATGCTTAG
- a CDS encoding DUF1667 domain-containing protein translates to MEVIKLTCINCPLGCALEVRYIDEEYVVTGNRCIRGKKYALAEISNPTRILTTTIRVKNSPYMLSVKSNGGIAKDKIFECIQILKEIEVQAPISMNEIIVANILDSGIDIVATKSIGGDELYG, encoded by the coding sequence ATGGAAGTGATTAAACTGACTTGTATAAATTGTCCGTTAGGGTGTGCTTTAGAAGTTCGGTATATTGATGAGGAATATGTGGTTACAGGTAATCGTTGTATCCGTGGTAAAAAATATGCATTAGCAGAAATTTCTAATCCTACTAGAATTCTAACAACGACAATTAGAGTGAAAAATAGTCCTTATATGTTAAGTGTTAAGAGTAATGGGGGAATTGCCAAAGATAAAATTTTTGAATGTATACAGATACTAAAGGAAATCGAAGTACAAGCCCCAATTAGTATGAATGAAATAATTGTTGCTAATATTTTAGATAGTGGGATAGATATTGTTGCAACAAAATCGATTGGAGGAGATGAGCTTTATGGCTAA
- a CDS encoding NAD(P)/FAD-dependent oxidoreductase → MNKDLVIIGGGPAGMAAALGAYEAGVKDLIIIERDECLGGILNQCIHNGFGLHTFNEELTGPEYAERYRRQIDELKIPYLLNTVVIDLNDKVITAMNGTSGTFMIHAKAIILAMGCRERSRGALNIPGYRPSGIYSAGTAQYFVNIDGYMPGKEVVILGSGDIGLIMARRMTLEGANVKMVIELMPYSSGLKRNIVQCLDDYNIPLKLSHTIIDIEGKERLEAVIVAKVDENLNVIEGSQERVCCDTLLLSVGLIPANEISTKANVMLSSLTKGAIVDDYLQTNQPGIFACGNVLHVHDLVDYVSNEAKLAGINAAKYLRDHLVLCQTITISYECGIRYVVPSVIHPNNDDNVIVRFRVDKVYQNKYLSLYLDGDRKIHQRKLVLAPGEMEQIVIKKDWLNEHIKKILITLEDE, encoded by the coding sequence ATGAATAAAGATTTAGTGATTATTGGTGGTGGACCGGCGGGAATGGCCGCTGCTTTAGGGGCATATGAAGCAGGTGTAAAAGATTTAATTATTATTGAGCGTGATGAGTGTTTAGGGGGAATCTTAAATCAATGTATTCATAATGGTTTTGGTTTACATACATTTAATGAGGAATTAACTGGTCCGGAATATGCTGAACGTTATCGACGTCAAATAGATGAATTAAAAATACCCTATCTATTAAATACAGTAGTAATTGACTTGAATGACAAGGTTATAACTGCGATGAATGGAACAAGTGGGACATTTATGATTCATGCTAAGGCAATAATTTTAGCTATGGGATGTCGTGAACGGAGTCGTGGGGCATTAAATATTCCTGGTTACCGTCCAAGTGGTATTTATAGTGCTGGGACAGCGCAATATTTTGTTAATATTGATGGCTATATGCCGGGGAAAGAAGTAGTAATTCTTGGTTCAGGAGATATTGGCTTAATAATGGCACGAAGAATGACACTTGAAGGTGCAAATGTAAAGATGGTTATCGAACTAATGCCGTATTCTAGTGGGTTGAAACGTAATATTGTTCAATGTTTAGATGATTATAATATTCCTTTAAAGTTGTCACATACAATTATTGATATTGAAGGAAAGGAACGACTTGAGGCTGTTATTGTTGCAAAGGTGGATGAAAATCTTAACGTAATAGAAGGCAGTCAGGAACGCGTTTGTTGTGATACATTATTACTCTCGGTAGGGTTGATTCCTGCTAATGAAATTAGTACTAAAGCTAATGTTATGCTTTCAAGTTTAACTAAGGGAGCGATTGTTGATGATTATTTGCAGACAAATCAACCGGGGATATTTGCCTGTGGTAATGTTCTGCATGTTCATGATTTAGTTGATTATGTATCTAATGAGGCAAAGCTGGCGGGAATAAATGCGGCTAAATATTTGCGAGACCATCTTGTTTTGTGTCAAACTATTACGATTTCATATGAATGTGGTATTCGCTATGTAGTTCCTTCAGTAATTCATCCTAATAATGACGATAATGTTATTGTTCGTTTTAGAGTTGATAAGGTTTATCAAAATAAATATCTATCATTGTATCTAGATGGTGATAGGAAGATTCATCAACGTAAATTAGTACTTGCACCTGGTGAAATGGAACAAATTGTAATAAAAAAAGACTGGTTAAACGAACATATTAAAAAAATCTTAATTACATTGGAGGATGAATGA
- a CDS encoding NAD(P)/FAD-dependent oxidoreductase — MEDIIIIGAGVTGCAIARELSRDQRKILVLEKGSDVCVGTSKANSGIVHAGHDAKPGTLKAKLNLEGNLMMPQLAKDLDIPFVQNGSLVLCFDESQFEALEELYQQGLINRVKGLKVLDTKELLEMEPNLNPNVLKGLYAPTGGIICPFDLVLALAENAYANGVKFKFTQEVVGIEKNIDHYIVKTMDKCYQSKIVINAAGVNCDLIHNLICNEKMKIVPRKGQYVLFDKTVGSMVSKTIFQLPTKLGKGVLVTPTVHGNLMIGPDAIDCNREEINTTIEGQKDIVDRASLSIKQVPYANQITSFAGLRAHNTTGDFIIKEDLDNPGYFDVAGIESPGLTSAPAIGKYVYDLVGEKYPAKAKENFIKYRKGITKVMELPLEKRNQLIAKNPLYGQIVCFCENVSAGEIIEAINRPLSPTTIDGLKRRIRVGMGKCQSGFCLNKSMKLLSQELNKDIFTITKNGKHSTYLVGLNKEVNHE; from the coding sequence ATGGAAGACATAATTATTATTGGAGCGGGAGTAACGGGCTGTGCGATTGCTCGTGAATTGTCTCGAGATCAACGCAAAATTCTTGTTCTTGAAAAAGGTAGTGATGTTTGTGTAGGTACATCTAAAGCCAATTCTGGAATTGTTCATGCTGGTCACGATGCTAAACCCGGAACCTTGAAAGCAAAATTAAATTTAGAAGGGAATTTAATGATGCCGCAGTTAGCTAAAGATTTAGATATTCCCTTTGTCCAAAATGGTTCATTAGTATTATGTTTTGATGAAAGTCAATTTGAAGCTTTGGAAGAATTATACCAGCAAGGCTTAATAAACAGGGTAAAAGGATTGAAAGTTTTAGATACTAAAGAATTACTTGAGATGGAACCAAATTTAAATCCTAATGTTTTAAAAGGTCTTTATGCTCCAACTGGTGGCATTATTTGCCCTTTTGATCTTGTTTTGGCATTAGCCGAAAATGCTTATGCTAATGGTGTGAAATTTAAATTTACTCAAGAAGTTGTGGGAATTGAAAAAAATATTGATCATTATATTGTTAAAACTATGGATAAGTGTTATCAAAGTAAGATCGTTATTAATGCTGCGGGAGTTAATTGTGATTTGATTCATAACCTAATTTGCAATGAGAAAATGAAAATAGTTCCGCGTAAAGGGCAATATGTTTTATTTGATAAAACCGTTGGCTCAATGGTAAGCAAAACGATTTTTCAATTACCGACTAAGTTAGGAAAAGGGGTATTGGTTACTCCAACTGTACATGGTAATTTAATGATTGGTCCTGATGCAATTGATTGTAATCGTGAAGAGATCAATACAACGATAGAAGGACAAAAGGATATTGTTGATCGCGCATCTTTAAGCATTAAGCAGGTTCCTTATGCAAATCAAATAACTTCTTTTGCTGGATTAAGGGCTCATAATACAACAGGAGATTTTATAATTAAAGAGGATCTAGATAATCCAGGATATTTTGATGTGGCGGGAATTGAATCACCGGGATTAACAAGTGCTCCAGCGATTGGCAAATATGTTTATGATTTAGTTGGCGAAAAGTATCCTGCAAAAGCTAAAGAAAATTTTATTAAATATCGCAAAGGAATTACTAAGGTGATGGAATTGCCACTTGAAAAACGTAACCAATTGATTGCAAAGAATCCATTGTATGGCCAAATAGTATGTTTTTGTGAAAATGTTAGTGCTGGAGAAATAATTGAAGCAATAAATCGTCCACTATCCCCAACTACGATCGATGGATTAAAAAGACGAATTCGTGTCGGGATGGGAAAATGTCAATCCGGTTTTTGTTTAAATAAATCAATGAAATTATTAAGTCAGGAATTAAATAAGGATATTTTTACTATTACTAAAAATGGTAAACATTCAACCTATTTGGTGGGATTAAATAAGGAGGTCAATCATGAATAA
- a CDS encoding DMT family transporter — MKTKGYFLTILSAVIFGFTPILAKITYSMGSNGITMAFFRHLFVIPILFLIMKCQRLPYKITLHQLKNICLVGIIGNALTVAALYTSYSFIQVGSATVLHFLYPMFVSLICFFYYKERLSKAVKICLGTASFGILFFIELGGSSFLGLFLALFSGITFAYYMVGIEKLGLQSLNPYVLNFYFAIVISISLLMIGLISGQLELILPVEAYGYSFLIAVLTSIVGIICLQQGVRYLGAATASILSMFEPVTSVIFGIIILHEQLTIVKLIGCFIILSAITGLIVFNGKQTE; from the coding sequence ATGAAAACTAAAGGATATTTTTTAACAATTTTATCAGCAGTTATTTTTGGCTTTACCCCGATTCTTGCTAAAATAACTTATTCAATGGGGAGCAATGGAATTACAATGGCCTTTTTTCGACATTTATTTGTAATACCAATCTTATTTTTAATTATGAAATGCCAAAGATTGCCTTATAAAATAACTTTACATCAGTTAAAGAATATTTGTTTAGTAGGAATTATTGGTAATGCTTTGACTGTAGCGGCACTATATACTTCATACAGTTTTATTCAAGTTGGGAGTGCTACGGTACTTCATTTTCTTTACCCGATGTTTGTTTCATTAATATGTTTCTTTTATTATAAAGAGAGATTATCTAAAGCTGTTAAAATATGTTTAGGAACAGCTAGTTTTGGAATTTTATTTTTTATCGAATTGGGTGGTTCATCTTTTTTAGGACTATTTTTGGCTCTGTTTTCAGGTATAACATTTGCTTATTATATGGTAGGTATTGAAAAGTTAGGATTACAGTCTTTGAATCCTTATGTATTAAATTTCTATTTTGCAATCGTTATTTCAATCTCATTATTAATGATTGGACTGATCAGTGGTCAGCTTGAACTGATTTTACCAGTTGAAGCATATGGCTATTCTTTCTTGATTGCAGTTTTAACATCAATCGTTGGAATTATCTGTTTACAACAGGGGGTTAGATATTTAGGTGCAGCTACAGCGTCAATCTTAAGTATGTTTGAACCGGTAACAAGTGTTATTTTTGGGATTATTATTCTCCATGAACAGTTAACAATCGTTAAATTAATTGGATGTTTCATTATTTTAAGTGCAATTACTGGTCTGATTGTTTTTAACGGGAAGCAAACTGAATAA